In the Sphingosinicella humi genome, one interval contains:
- a CDS encoding 2Fe-2S iron-sulfur cluster-binding protein, with translation MTRIRFISADGSDVREVDAPPGERLLDIAQADGQPLEGTCEGQMACSTCHVVVEAEDFAKLPPASEEEEDMLDLALHVTRHSRLACQVWTRDDLDSLTVRMPGGAHNMQGR, from the coding sequence GTGACCCGCATCCGCTTCATCTCCGCAGACGGTTCGGACGTCCGCGAGGTCGATGCCCCTCCCGGCGAGCGCCTGCTCGACATCGCCCAGGCCGACGGGCAGCCGCTCGAAGGCACCTGCGAGGGGCAGATGGCCTGCTCCACCTGCCACGTCGTCGTCGAGGCTGAAGACTTCGCCAAGCTCCCGCCTGCGAGCGAGGAAGAGGAAGACATGCTCGACCTTGCCCTCCACGTCACCCGCCATTCGCGCCTTGCCTGCCAAGTGTGGACGAGAGATGACCTAGACAGCCTCACCGTGAGGATGCCGGGGGGCGCTCACAATATGCAGGGCCGTTGA
- a CDS encoding cysteine desulfurase family protein, whose protein sequence is MIYLDYQATTPLAPEVAAAMRPWLETHFGNPHSPHRLGREAAAAVEVAREHILEALRSSRAKSRGAGTDSPHTPLDYAQGEPVPGKLFFTSGATEAANWALKGAAAHLPADKRRILTLATEHACVLDTVEWLGSQGFDIDILPVQPDGIVDLNQVADRIDDRTGLVAAMLVNNEIGVVQPIAEISALARSRGALLFCDAVQGYGRAAVPLEACDMVAISGHKVHGPKGIGALWVRDGIAIDPLLHGGGQEGGIRSGTLSPALCVGFGEAARLLSRRREEDHAHVERLWRRARSRLDGWTLNGSAEQRYHGNLNIRRDGLDVARLISEVRRVAFSAGSACASGSGRPSHVLAALGLDDRQARSSLRLGFGRYTTEEELDEALGLIEQAAERQRSFAA, encoded by the coding sequence ATGATCTATCTCGATTATCAAGCCACCACTCCGCTCGCCCCCGAAGTCGCGGCCGCCATGCGTCCGTGGCTGGAGACCCATTTCGGCAATCCGCACAGTCCTCACCGCCTCGGCCGTGAAGCGGCGGCGGCGGTCGAGGTGGCGAGAGAGCATATTCTGGAAGCTCTCCGTTCGTCCCGAGCGAAGTCGAGGGGCGCTGGTACGGACTCGCCACATACGCCCCTCGACTACGCTCAGGGCGAACCGGTTCCTGGGAAGCTTTTCTTCACCTCCGGCGCCACCGAGGCCGCCAATTGGGCGCTCAAGGGCGCGGCGGCACATCTCCCCGCCGACAAGCGCCGAATACTGACCCTGGCCACCGAGCATGCCTGCGTTCTCGACACGGTCGAATGGCTCGGCTCTCAAGGCTTCGACATCGACATCCTGCCCGTCCAGCCGGATGGCATCGTCGACCTCAACCAGGTCGCCGATCGCATCGACGATCGCACCGGACTCGTCGCGGCGATGCTGGTGAACAACGAGATCGGAGTCGTCCAGCCGATCGCCGAAATCTCCGCTCTCGCCCGCAGTCGAGGCGCGCTTCTCTTCTGCGACGCGGTCCAGGGCTATGGCCGCGCCGCCGTTCCGCTGGAGGCCTGCGACATGGTCGCCATTTCCGGCCACAAGGTTCACGGTCCCAAGGGCATCGGCGCCCTGTGGGTCCGCGACGGTATCGCGATCGATCCGCTGCTCCACGGCGGCGGGCAGGAGGGCGGCATCCGCTCCGGCACGCTGTCGCCCGCCCTCTGCGTCGGCTTCGGCGAAGCCGCTCGCCTGCTTTCGCGGCGTCGGGAGGAGGACCATGCCCATGTCGAGCGCTTGTGGAGGCGAGCCCGGTCTAGGCTCGACGGCTGGACCCTCAACGGCTCGGCCGAGCAGCGATATCATGGCAATCTCAATATTCGCCGCGACGGCCTCGACGTTGCCCGCCTGATCTCGGAAGTGCGGCGGGTGGCCTTCTCCGCCGGCTCCGCCTGCGCCAGCGGCTCCGGACGGCCCAGCCATGTCCTCGCCGCGCTCGGTCTCGACGATCGCCAAGCCCGGTCCAGCCTTCGCCTGGGCTTCGGCCGCTACACGACCGAAGAGGAATTGGATGAGGCGCTCGGCTTGATCGAGCAGGCGGCCGAGCGTCAACGGAGCTTCGCCGCGTGA
- a CDS encoding cysteine desulfurase family protein, translated as MPEARAYLDHAATTPLLPAAREAMAEALARWHNPSSPHAEGRAAKAALEEARTRIAAALGWTGKIVFTSGASEALAIALGRAKSGTCYVSAVEHEAVFRAVPNGVRLPVGPAGLVHATGVDGERPLVAVQHANNETGVLQPLDKIAEAVRENGGILLADCAQTAGKLSLPDADMIAISAHKFGGPPGVGALLLRDFGLIEAVGGQEQGYRPGTENLPGILAMAAALEAAPRWIDKAAELREQLEAALVAADGEVVASGSPRIPTIGAYRMPGVPSNAQLIQFDLAGIAVSAGSACSSGSLKPSHVLAAMGWDETAAREVVRVSFGPSTTAQEVDRFVRAWTRIAAKRRAA; from the coding sequence GTGCCGGAAGCCCGCGCCTATCTCGATCACGCCGCGACCACGCCGCTCCTCCCAGCGGCGCGCGAAGCCATGGCCGAGGCCCTGGCGCGCTGGCACAATCCGAGCTCGCCGCATGCGGAAGGCCGCGCGGCCAAGGCGGCACTGGAGGAGGCCCGGACGCGGATCGCCGCCGCGCTCGGCTGGACGGGCAAGATCGTCTTCACCTCCGGCGCCAGCGAAGCGCTCGCCATCGCCCTCGGCCGTGCCAAGTCGGGGACCTGCTATGTGTCGGCCGTCGAGCATGAGGCGGTTTTCCGTGCCGTTCCCAATGGGGTGAGGCTGCCGGTCGGCCCGGCCGGGTTGGTCCATGCGACGGGTGTGGATGGCGAACGGCCGCTCGTCGCCGTCCAGCACGCCAACAACGAAACGGGCGTCCTGCAGCCTTTGGACAAGATCGCCGAGGCGGTGCGCGAGAACGGCGGCATTCTCCTCGCCGATTGCGCCCAGACTGCGGGCAAGCTGTCGCTGCCGGACGCCGACATGATCGCCATCTCCGCCCACAAATTCGGCGGGCCACCGGGCGTCGGGGCTCTGCTACTGCGCGATTTCGGATTGATAGAGGCCGTCGGCGGTCAGGAGCAGGGCTATCGGCCGGGAACCGAAAATCTCCCCGGCATCCTCGCCATGGCGGCCGCGTTGGAGGCCGCGCCCCGATGGATCGACAAGGCTGCCGAGCTTCGCGAGCAGCTCGAAGCGGCGCTCGTCGCCGCTGACGGCGAAGTCGTGGCGTCCGGTTCGCCGCGGATTCCCACCATCGGCGCCTATCGCATGCCGGGCGTGCCCTCCAATGCCCAGCTCATCCAGTTCGATCTGGCAGGCATCGCCGTTTCGGCGGGGAGCGCCTGCTCCTCGGGCAGCTTGAAGCCGAGCCACGTTCTTGCCGCCATGGGCTGGGACGAAACCGCCGCCCGGGAGGTCGTCCGGGTGAGCTTCGGTCCCTCCACCACCGCACAGGAAGTCGACCGCTTCGTCCGAGCCTGGACCAGGATAGCCGCCAAACGCCGCGCCGCATGA
- a CDS encoding alpha/beta hydrolase, translating into MPEVIFPGPEGRLEGRFQPGPRPRAPVAMILHPHPQAGGTMNNAIVQALYKTFVRRGFATLRFNFRGVGKSQGVFDNGIGELSDAASALDWVQQIHPEAETTWVAGVSFGAWIGMQLLMRRPEVRGFISIAPPANMYDFTFLAPCPASGIIIQGEADEVVTPIAVQKLVDKLRTQKHITIHHDTIPGANHFFQNEMPQLMKSVDDYLDFRLDPSCPIK; encoded by the coding sequence ATGCCCGAAGTCATTTTTCCCGGCCCCGAAGGCCGTCTCGAAGGCCGTTTCCAACCGGGGCCGCGCCCCCGCGCGCCCGTCGCCATGATCCTCCACCCGCATCCGCAGGCGGGCGGCACGATGAACAACGCCATCGTCCAGGCGCTCTACAAGACGTTCGTGCGCCGCGGCTTCGCGACCCTGCGCTTCAACTTTCGCGGCGTCGGCAAGAGCCAGGGCGTGTTCGACAACGGCATCGGCGAACTGTCCGACGCCGCCTCCGCGCTCGACTGGGTGCAGCAGATCCATCCCGAGGCCGAGACGACCTGGGTCGCGGGCGTGAGCTTCGGTGCCTGGATCGGTATGCAGCTCCTCATGCGTCGTCCCGAGGTGCGCGGCTTCATCTCGATCGCCCCGCCGGCGAACATGTACGACTTCACCTTCCTCGCCCCCTGCCCCGCTTCGGGCATCATCATCCAGGGCGAGGCCGACGAGGTGGTGACGCCGATCGCCGTGCAGAAGCTGGTCGACAAGCTCCGCACCCAGAAGCACATCACCATCCACCACGACACCATTCCCGGCGCGAATCACTTCTTCCAGAACGAGATGCCGCAGCTGATGAAATCGGTGGACGACTATCTGGATTTCAGGCTCGACCCCAGCTGCCCGATCAAGTGA
- a CDS encoding threonine ammonia-lyase: MTMRKPTREGVEAAAARIAGEMTRTPLLPFEVEGQRLWAKAECLQLGGSFKLRGATNRLMLLSPEERTRGVVAFSSGNHAQGVAIAARRMAIAATIVMPSDAPTVKRQATEAAGAKVVEYDRARESREEIGARLAAETGATLVPSFDDVDIIEGQGSVGVELRAQMIEATGGVPDKVLVNCGGGGLSAGIALALPEAEIVVAEPEGWDDMARSLDLGERVPVPDDAPPTRCDALQTKLVSPLTFNALREAGARGVAVTEDEIAAAMAFAARHLRLVVEPGGAVSLAAVLAGKAGPLTGRTAIILSGGNVDPLVYAEILRSEAA, encoded by the coding sequence ATGACGATGAGAAAGCCGACGCGGGAAGGAGTCGAAGCCGCGGCGGCGCGGATCGCCGGCGAAATGACTCGAACGCCGTTGCTGCCCTTCGAAGTCGAGGGCCAGCGGCTGTGGGCCAAGGCCGAGTGCCTGCAGCTGGGCGGCAGCTTCAAGCTGCGCGGCGCCACCAACCGGCTGATGCTGCTCAGCCCAGAGGAGCGGACGCGCGGCGTTGTCGCCTTTTCGTCGGGCAATCACGCGCAGGGCGTCGCCATTGCGGCCCGGCGGATGGCAATCGCCGCCACCATCGTCATGCCGTCCGATGCGCCGACGGTGAAGCGGCAGGCGACCGAGGCCGCGGGCGCCAAGGTCGTCGAATATGATCGGGCGCGAGAGAGTCGCGAGGAGATCGGCGCCCGCCTCGCCGCCGAAACCGGGGCGACGCTCGTTCCATCCTTCGACGATGTCGACATTATCGAAGGGCAGGGGTCGGTTGGCGTCGAGCTCCGCGCGCAGATGATCGAAGCCACGGGCGGCGTGCCCGACAAGGTGCTCGTCAATTGCGGCGGGGGCGGTCTTTCGGCAGGGATCGCGCTCGCTCTTCCGGAGGCGGAGATCGTCGTCGCCGAGCCCGAAGGCTGGGACGACATGGCCCGATCGCTGGACCTGGGCGAGCGCGTGCCCGTGCCGGATGACGCGCCGCCGACGCGATGCGACGCGCTTCAGACGAAGCTGGTCTCGCCCCTGACATTCAATGCCCTACGCGAAGCGGGGGCTCGCGGGGTCGCCGTTACCGAAGACGAGATCGCAGCCGCCATGGCTTTCGCCGCGCGTCACCTGCGCCTGGTCGTCGAGCCGGGCGGGGCGGTGTCGCTGGCCGCGGTGCTGGCCGGCAAGGCAGGCCCTCTCACCGGGCGGACGGCGATCATTCTCTCGGGAGGCAATGTCGATCCGCTCGTCTATGCGGAGATATTACGGTCTGAGGCCGCTTAG
- a CDS encoding type III PLP-dependent enzyme: protein MHSHHSALGLATALRPVQPVTLIRPHAARRAARFFVEKFPGTAMYAVKANPSPDLLKVLWDSGVTHYDVASIAEVRLLSETLPEARLCFMHPVKAEEAIAEAYFEHSVRTFSLDTMDELEKIVRATKGASDLNLCVRLRVSSDHSKLSLASKFGAEPGETKALLFAARQAADALGICFHVGSQAMTPAAYAEAMERVRAAIVEAAVTVDIVDVGGGFPSTYPGMEPPPLETYFEVIHKAFESLPISYSAELWCEPGRALCAEYASVLVRVEKRRGNELYINDGAYGALFDAAHVGWRFPVKLVREEISDAKDVAFSFYGPTCDDLDHMAGPFLLPADVAAGDYIEIGMLGAYGCAMRTGFNGFGSDMKVEMTDEPMATLYGGAEEQAVPSNVVTL from the coding sequence TTGCACAGCCATCATAGCGCGCTGGGGCTAGCGACTGCCCTCCGACCGGTTCAGCCGGTCACGCTCATTCGTCCGCACGCGGCTCGCCGTGCCGCTCGGTTCTTCGTCGAGAAGTTTCCGGGCACGGCCATGTATGCGGTCAAGGCGAACCCTTCTCCGGACCTGCTGAAGGTGCTCTGGGACAGCGGCGTGACGCATTACGACGTCGCGTCGATCGCCGAGGTGCGTCTCCTGTCGGAGACGCTGCCGGAGGCCCGGCTTTGCTTCATGCACCCGGTGAAGGCCGAGGAAGCGATCGCGGAAGCTTATTTCGAGCATAGCGTTCGCACCTTCTCGCTCGACACGATGGACGAGCTGGAGAAGATCGTCCGCGCCACCAAGGGCGCGAGCGACCTCAACCTGTGCGTGCGGCTGCGCGTCTCTTCCGATCATTCGAAGCTGAGCCTCGCCTCCAAGTTCGGGGCGGAGCCGGGCGAGACCAAGGCTTTGCTGTTCGCGGCCCGCCAGGCGGCGGACGCGCTCGGCATCTGCTTCCATGTCGGTAGCCAGGCCATGACGCCTGCGGCCTATGCCGAGGCGATGGAGCGCGTGCGCGCGGCGATCGTCGAGGCGGCCGTCACCGTCGACATCGTCGATGTCGGCGGAGGCTTTCCTTCGACTTATCCGGGCATGGAGCCGCCGCCGCTCGAGACCTATTTCGAGGTGATCCACAAGGCGTTCGAGAGCCTGCCGATTTCCTATTCGGCTGAGCTCTGGTGCGAGCCGGGCCGTGCGCTCTGCGCCGAATATGCGAGCGTGCTGGTCCGCGTCGAGAAGCGTCGCGGTAACGAGCTCTACATCAATGACGGAGCCTACGGCGCGCTGTTCGATGCGGCGCATGTCGGCTGGCGTTTCCCGGTGAAGCTGGTGCGCGAGGAAATCTCGGACGCCAAGGACGTGGCGTTCAGCTTCTACGGGCCGACCTGCGACGATCTCGATCATATGGCCGGCCCGTTCCTGCTTCCGGCCGATGTCGCCGCTGGCGACTATATCGAGATCGGCATGCTCGGCGCCTATGGCTGCGCGATGCGGACCGGGTTTAACGGCTTCGGATCGGACATGAAGGTCGAGATGACCGACGAGCCGATGGCGACGCTCTACGGCGGAGCCGAGGAACAGGCCGTTCCGTCGAACGTCGTTACGCTGTAA
- a CDS encoding 1,9-bis(guanidino)-5-aza-nonane synthase produces MTTEALINDTRKAELLSTEVEHIDIKNFDARPIVEAMKKMSFTSRDLGRATDIYNQMLADPDCSIVLVVAGSTSAGGCMDLYADLVKHNMVDAIVATGATIVDMDFFEALGHKHYQALEIPDDDTLRSLYIDRIYDTYIDEVALQNVDHTVALIANELEPRPYSSRAFIREMGKWLTKNGKKENSLVKLAYENDVPIFCPAFTDSSAGFGLVKHQVDAMKAGRSYLTMDSIADFRELTDIKIKAGTTGLLMIGGGVPKNFVQDTVVCAEILGHEDVEVHKYAVQITVADVRDGACSSSTLQEAASWGKVSTALEQMVYAEATSVLPLLASDAYHRGHWKTRAKRAFGKMFD; encoded by the coding sequence ATGACCACCGAAGCCCTCATCAACGACACCCGCAAGGCGGAGCTGCTGTCGACCGAGGTCGAGCATATCGACATCAAGAATTTCGACGCGCGCCCGATCGTCGAGGCGATGAAGAAGATGAGCTTCACCAGCCGCGACCTGGGCCGCGCGACGGACATCTACAACCAGATGCTGGCCGATCCGGACTGCTCGATCGTGCTTGTCGTCGCCGGATCGACTTCGGCCGGCGGCTGCATGGATCTCTATGCGGACCTCGTGAAGCACAACATGGTCGACGCGATCGTCGCTACCGGCGCCACGATCGTCGACATGGATTTCTTCGAAGCGCTTGGCCACAAGCACTATCAAGCGCTTGAAATCCCTGACGACGACACGCTGCGCTCGCTCTATATCGACCGCATCTACGACACCTATATCGACGAGGTGGCGCTGCAGAATGTCGACCACACGGTCGCGCTCATCGCCAACGAGCTCGAGCCCCGCCCCTATTCCTCGCGCGCCTTCATCCGCGAGATGGGCAAGTGGCTGACCAAGAACGGCAAGAAGGAGAACAGCCTCGTCAAGCTCGCCTACGAGAATGACGTGCCGATCTTCTGCCCGGCCTTCACCGACAGCTCGGCGGGCTTCGGTCTCGTCAAGCATCAGGTCGATGCGATGAAGGCGGGCCGCTCCTATCTGACGATGGATTCGATCGCCGATTTCCGTGAGCTGACCGACATCAAGATCAAGGCCGGCACCACCGGCCTGCTGATGATCGGCGGCGGCGTGCCGAAGAACTTCGTCCAGGACACGGTCGTCTGCGCCGAGATCCTCGGCCACGAGGATGTCGAGGTGCACAAATATGCGGTGCAGATCACGGTCGCGGACGTCCGCGACGGCGCCTGCTCCTCCTCGACCCTCCAGGAGGCGGCGTCCTGGGGCAAGGTTTCGACGGCCCTGGAACAGATGGTCTATGCCGAGGCGACCTCGGTGCTGCCGCTCCTGGCTTCCGACGCCTATCATCGCGGCCACTGGAAGACCCGCGCCAAGCGCGCCTTTGGGAAGATGTTCGACTGA
- a CDS encoding amidohydrolase family protein: MRKRLAALAAALLLTAPASAGGEKADLLIRHATVVDVAGARTVPDQAVAVRGDNIVAVGPDAAVAARFAAAEVIEASGKYVMPGLWDMHMHFGGGPELVEENRNLLPVYVAYGVTSVRDAAADISDSVLTWRSEVAKGALLGPTIYTSGPKLEGYDPLWKGTIEVGTPAEVDAALDRLEAMDVDFVKITDNTLKPDIFLYAVKAAKARGIKTSAHTPYALTILEAAEAGLSSVEHIDYLIKAGSPLEAQVGADYAAGKLTYGEASDRFVETFDPDYARSVYKQLAATGLAVTPTLNMGRILAYLDQEDHSDDPALALIGPGLRKTYEWRVERAAKATPEQVADRHREYELSAKVLPMLRDAGIPILAGTDAGYLNSFNYPGQALHDELQRYVEAGLTPAEALASATITGPAFLGHSDRYGAVAEGKTADLLILNADPLEDISATRGIHAVILKGQLLDSAALDRLLNEAKARAAR; the protein is encoded by the coding sequence ATGCGGAAAAGACTCGCCGCCCTCGCCGCCGCGCTCCTCCTTACGGCGCCGGCGAGCGCGGGGGGCGAAAAGGCGGACCTCCTCATCCGCCACGCAACTGTCGTCGATGTCGCCGGCGCGAGAACGGTGCCGGACCAGGCGGTGGCGGTGCGCGGCGACAACATCGTTGCGGTCGGACCCGATGCCGCCGTGGCCGCGCGCTTCGCAGCGGCCGAGGTGATCGAGGCCTCAGGCAAGTATGTGATGCCGGGCCTGTGGGACATGCACATGCATTTCGGCGGCGGGCCGGAGCTTGTGGAGGAGAACAGGAATCTTCTCCCCGTCTACGTCGCTTACGGCGTCACCTCGGTTCGCGATGCCGCGGCGGACATCAGCGACTCCGTGCTGACGTGGCGGAGCGAGGTGGCGAAGGGGGCGCTCCTCGGCCCCACCATCTACACGTCAGGACCCAAGCTGGAGGGCTATGACCCGCTCTGGAAGGGCACGATCGAGGTCGGAACGCCCGCCGAGGTCGACGCGGCGCTCGATCGGCTGGAGGCGATGGACGTCGACTTCGTCAAGATCACCGACAACACGCTGAAGCCCGACATCTTCCTCTATGCCGTCAAGGCCGCCAAGGCGCGCGGGATCAAGACCTCGGCGCACACGCCCTATGCGCTGACGATCCTGGAGGCGGCCGAAGCGGGGCTGAGTTCGGTCGAGCATATCGATTATCTCATCAAGGCCGGCTCCCCCCTGGAGGCGCAGGTCGGCGCCGATTATGCGGCGGGTAAGCTGACCTATGGCGAGGCGTCCGACCGCTTCGTCGAGACGTTCGATCCCGACTATGCGAGGAGCGTCTATAAACAGCTCGCCGCGACCGGCCTGGCGGTCACGCCGACGCTCAACATGGGCCGTATCCTCGCCTATCTCGACCAGGAGGATCATTCCGACGATCCGGCGCTGGCCCTCATCGGCCCCGGCCTCCGCAAGACCTATGAATGGCGCGTCGAGCGCGCCGCCAAGGCCACGCCCGAACAAGTCGCGGATCGGCATCGGGAATATGAGCTCAGCGCCAAGGTGCTCCCGATGCTGCGAGATGCCGGCATCCCCATCCTGGCCGGGACGGACGCCGGCTATCTCAATTCCTTCAACTATCCCGGCCAAGCGCTACACGACGAGCTGCAGCGCTATGTCGAGGCGGGGCTGACGCCGGCCGAGGCCCTGGCGAGTGCGACCATTACCGGCCCGGCCTTTCTCGGCCATTCCGATCGCTATGGCGCCGTGGCCGAAGGCAAGACGGCGGATCTCCTGATCCTGAATGCCGACCCGCTGGAGGACATTTCCGCCACGCGCGGCATTCACGCCGTAATCCTGAAGGGACAGCTGCTCGACTCCGCCGCGCTGGACCGCCTGCTCAACGAGGCCAAGGCACGCGCCGCGCGCTAG
- a CDS encoding class I SAM-dependent RNA methyltransferase, with protein sequence MTDTIVRIAARGDGVTETGRHIPFTALGDRVHADGTIEPGPHRAEPPCRHFPECGGCQLQHVDDTAYAGFLVDRIASALMGQGVAVPEILPPHISPTVSRRRASFRAESRGRQVRLGFNAEKSSRIVDMHECFILRPELFALVEPLRRLLGELLGPRGSGGVRMTLADQGPDILLENVPVAGLQATERVTDFANAHRIARLATDDGDGPQTRWEPEPVTITLGGAPVPLPQGAFLQATDQGEATLVEAVREAVGPARILADLFAGLGTFALSLQGRILAVEGGRDAALALKSAANRAQRTIFVDHRDLFRRPLDEQELSRFEAVVIDPPRAGAREQAEMLARSSVSRIASVSCNPSTFARDAKILIEGGYGLDWIKPVGQFRWSTHVELAARFSRE encoded by the coding sequence GTGACCGACACCATCGTACGCATTGCGGCGCGCGGCGATGGCGTGACGGAGACCGGCCGTCACATCCCCTTCACGGCGCTCGGCGATCGGGTGCATGCGGACGGCACGATAGAGCCGGGGCCGCATCGGGCCGAGCCGCCCTGCCGCCACTTCCCCGAATGCGGCGGTTGCCAGCTCCAGCATGTCGACGACACCGCTTATGCGGGCTTCCTCGTCGACCGCATTGCATCGGCATTGATGGGCCAAGGCGTGGCCGTCCCCGAAATCCTGCCGCCGCACATTTCGCCCACGGTCAGCCGCCGACGCGCCTCCTTTCGCGCGGAGAGCCGAGGCCGCCAGGTGCGGCTCGGCTTCAACGCCGAGAAGAGCAGCCGCATCGTCGACATGCACGAATGCTTCATCCTCCGGCCGGAGCTGTTCGCACTGGTCGAGCCGCTGCGGCGCTTGCTGGGCGAACTGCTCGGGCCCAGGGGAAGCGGCGGCGTCCGCATGACCCTGGCCGATCAGGGGCCCGACATTCTCCTCGAAAACGTTCCGGTTGCAGGGTTGCAGGCGACGGAGCGGGTCACCGATTTCGCCAACGCCCATCGGATCGCCCGCCTCGCCACCGACGACGGCGATGGGCCGCAAACGCGTTGGGAGCCGGAGCCGGTGACCATCACTCTGGGCGGCGCGCCCGTGCCGCTGCCCCAAGGCGCCTTCCTCCAGGCGACGGACCAGGGCGAGGCAACGCTGGTCGAAGCGGTGCGCGAAGCGGTCGGGCCCGCGCGCATTCTCGCGGACCTTTTCGCCGGTCTCGGCACCTTCGCCCTGTCGCTGCAGGGACGTATCCTGGCGGTGGAAGGCGGCCGGGACGCGGCCCTGGCGCTGAAGAGCGCGGCCAATCGCGCGCAGCGAACGATCTTCGTCGACCATCGCGACCTTTTTCGTCGCCCGCTGGACGAGCAGGAGCTGAGCCGCTTCGAAGCCGTGGTGATCGATCCACCCCGCGCCGGCGCGCGGGAGCAGGCGGAGATGCTGGCCCGCTCCAGCGTTTCCCGGATCGCATCGGTGTCCTGCAATCCCAGCACCTTCGCCCGTGACGCGAAGATATTGATCGAAGGCGGCTACGGCCTCGACTGGATCAAGCCAGTGGGGCAGTTTCGCTGGTCCACCCATGTGGAGCTGGCGGCGCGGTTCTCGCGGGAATGA
- a CDS encoding NAD(P)H-hydrate dehydratase, producing MSVILTAAEMRAAEQRAIDAGTPVETLMERAGIAAAEAIWRFAGPLPTLILCGPGNNGGDGYVVARELAARGVDVRVAALAEPKSGAAKAARAAWSGLVEPLAAAEGAPLLIDALFGTGLARPLDEATAAALMRLAGEAAVKVAIDLPSGVATDDGRILSPVPDYELTVTFATLKPSHLLQPAARHMGRIAVAEIGIEARSDLRRIERPRLAAPGPDDHKYTRGYAALVAGEMLGAIALAAAAAARAGAGYVRLIAPQPLPGVPSAVVQSHGLEALDDERVDAVVIGPGLGKVGKGRDRFRRAFESGRPLVIDGDALALLAGQDFPRWRETPILTPHAGEFARLFGTLVGSKVEQAREAARRSQAVIVFKGSDTVVAAPDGRAAIAPPASPWLASAGTGDVLAGIIAAMRARGLEVFEAACAGVWLHGRTGAMAGPGLIADDLLSHLREALAECR from the coding sequence ATGAGCGTCATCCTCACCGCGGCCGAAATGCGCGCCGCCGAGCAACGCGCGATCGACGCCGGCACGCCCGTCGAAACGCTGATGGAGCGCGCCGGCATCGCGGCCGCCGAGGCGATATGGCGCTTTGCCGGGCCTCTGCCCACGCTCATCCTGTGCGGACCCGGTAATAATGGCGGCGACGGCTATGTCGTCGCGCGCGAGTTGGCGGCCAGGGGCGTGGACGTGCGCGTGGCGGCGCTCGCCGAACCCAAGAGCGGTGCGGCCAAGGCGGCGCGGGCGGCCTGGTCCGGCCTCGTCGAGCCATTGGCGGCGGCGGAAGGCGCGCCGCTTCTGATCGACGCGCTGTTCGGCACCGGCCTTGCCCGGCCGCTCGACGAGGCGACGGCGGCGGCGCTGATGCGCCTTGCCGGTGAGGCCGCCGTCAAAGTGGCCATCGACCTGCCGAGCGGCGTCGCCACCGACGACGGCCGCATTCTCTCGCCGGTTCCCGATTACGAGCTTACCGTCACCTTCGCGACGTTGAAGCCGTCGCACCTCCTTCAGCCGGCGGCTCGGCACATGGGTCGAATCGCCGTGGCGGAAATCGGCATCGAAGCGAGGAGTGACCTTCGGCGGATCGAAAGACCAAGGCTGGCCGCTCCCGGGCCGGACGATCATAAATATACAAGGGGTTATGCCGCCCTGGTCGCCGGCGAGATGCTCGGCGCGATTGCCCTGGCCGCCGCCGCCGCTGCGCGGGCTGGCGCCGGTTATGTCCGACTGATCGCACCGCAGCCGCTCCCCGGCGTGCCGAGCGCCGTCGTGCAGTCGCACGGCCTCGAGGCCCTGGACGATGAACGCGTCGATGCCGTCGTCATCGGGCCCGGGCTCGGCAAGGTGGGGAAGGGAAGAGACAGGTTCCGGCGGGCGTTCGAATCCGGACGTCCACTGGTGATCGACGGCGACGCCCTTGCCTTGCTGGCCGGGCAGGATTTCCCGCGCTGGAGAGAGACGCCGATCCTTACCCCCCATGCCGGCGAGTTCGCGCGATTGTTCGGAACGCTCGTGGGCAGCAAGGTGGAGCAGGCGCGGGAGGCGGCCCGTCGCTCCCAGGCCGTGATCGTCTTCAAGGGATCCGATACGGTCGTCGCCGCGCCGGACGGCCGAGCCGCCATCGCGCCACCGGCCTCACCCTGGCTCGCCAGCGCCGGGACGGGCGACGTGCTCGCCGGCATAATCGCAGCGATGCGGGCGAGGGGGCTGGAGGTCTTCGAGGCGGCCTGTGCCGGCGTGTGGCTGCACGGCCGGACTGGTGCCATGGCGGGCCCCGGCTTGATCGCCGACGATCTCCTCTCCCATCTGCGCGAAGCGCTCGCAGAGTGCCGGTGA